A stretch of Pseudomonas sp. 7SR1 DNA encodes these proteins:
- a CDS encoding Lrp/AsnC family transcriptional regulator, producing MPDTRPPVLDEIDRQLIAALQINARESVAMLARQLGIARTTVTSRLARLEKTRVITGYGVRLGQRVVDGGLQAYVGIKVQPRSGKDVLRRLSAMAQVQQLCAVSGEFDYVAWLRTDSPEQLDQLLDQIGGVDGVEKTTTSIILSSKIDRGQPV from the coding sequence TTGCCTGACACCCGCCCTCCCGTCCTCGACGAAATCGACCGCCAATTGATCGCGGCCCTGCAGATCAACGCCCGGGAAAGTGTCGCCATGCTTGCCCGGCAGTTGGGCATCGCCCGCACTACCGTGACCTCGCGGCTGGCGCGGCTGGAAAAGACCAGGGTGATCACCGGGTACGGTGTACGCCTGGGGCAGCGGGTGGTCGATGGAGGATTGCAGGCTTATGTCGGTATCAAAGTGCAGCCACGCTCGGGCAAGGATGTTCTGCGCCGCTTGAGTGCCATGGCCCAGGTCCAGCAGCTGTGCGCAGTCAGTGGCGAATTCGACTACGTGGCCTGGCTGCGCACGGACTCACCGGAGCAGCTGGATCAATTGCTGGACCAGATCGGTGGCGTGGATGGGGTTGAAAAAACCACCACCTCGATCATCCTCAGCAGCAAGATCGATCGGGGCCAACCGGTCTGA
- a CDS encoding bifunctional diguanylate cyclase/phosphodiesterase: MPRLTAMLLLSLLTWTATAGALTLTDEELRWLKDHPNLRLGVDASWPPFEFRDDQGRYQGLAADYVDVIRERLAVTLTPIEPASWTAVLEQVAQGKIDLLPGIMSTPERQNYLAFTRPYLDFPIVILSHRGGAQPHDLQDLYGLKIAVVENYAPHELLRNHHPDLNLVALPNVSSALQALATDQVDAVVGDLASSVWSLRQLKLEGLYVSGETPYRYQLAMAVPRDNKILVSILDKVIADMSPAEVSEIQEKWIGNVRDYRQLWSDLLFYGLPGVLILVGILAVVIRINRRLSSEIARRVELEQELRSSEYHYRGLVESLSAIAWEARVSDFTYSYVSPHAEDLLGYPLAHWLIPGFWRNIIHPADLIRAQTYCDQEVLAGRDHCIDYRVITADGRCLWVRDIVSLIQHGHEPVMRGLMIDISEAKRTEEALRFSEQKFASVFRQCPDILVIARLMDGCLLEVNKAFEEQIGLGAEDVVGQTATELNIWGIQGVGPGLLQRLQAGSIRNLEMPFRRSNGQVFTGLISAEPFDLDTTPALVVVVRDISQLKQTQQQLQISEEKFAKAFHASPDGLLLSRQSDGLLIEVNEGFSRITGFNSALSVDRSTLDLGIWVNLNERKQMLDLLQRDGFVRDFSCHIRRNDGQIRLCEVSSRPLPIGNEDCMLTIARDITERHLMQEKLQQAATVFESTAEGVLITDTQQHISAVNRAFTEITGYSETEALGHTPRLLASGLHDSAFYAAMWHQLTAEGHWQGEISNRRKNGELYPSWLTISAVRNRDQQITHFVAVFADISSLKHAQAKLDYQAHHDPLTGLPNRTLFESRLLTALNSQQENGGQGAVLFLDLDRFKHINDSLGHPVGDLLLKGIAVRLREQLRDIDTVARLGGDEFIILLPGLQQPSDAEHIAMKLLNCFAAPFQAGEHEFFISASIGTSLYPQDGCDVATLVKNADAAMYRSKAKGRNRVESYTRDLTAQASERVALEHELRRAIERSELSLSFQPKISLADNRLVGAEALIRWTHPTFGDVPPEHFIPLAEENGMILQIGDWVLEHACRQLCEWNRSCESFGPLSVNLAGAQLRQPNLLGRIEQLLREHHLKPGLLQLEITENFIMSQAEEALTVLHQLKKLGVQLAIDDFGTGYSSLSYLKRLPLDILKIDQSFVRGLPDDPHDVAIVRAIIALGRSMQFSIIAEGVETLAQQQFLAEEGCEQIQGYIISLPLCAEEFAATFLRMTVSDFSDSTAEKPSL; the protein is encoded by the coding sequence ATGCCCAGACTGACGGCCATGCTCTTGCTGTCATTGTTGACCTGGACCGCAACGGCTGGCGCGTTGACGCTCACCGACGAAGAGCTGCGCTGGCTCAAGGACCATCCCAACCTGCGCCTGGGCGTGGATGCGTCATGGCCACCGTTCGAGTTTCGCGACGACCAAGGCCGCTATCAAGGACTGGCCGCTGATTACGTCGACGTCATCCGGGAGCGGCTCGCCGTCACGCTCACGCCCATCGAGCCAGCCAGCTGGACCGCCGTGCTGGAGCAGGTGGCACAGGGCAAGATCGACCTGCTACCGGGCATCATGTCCACCCCGGAGCGCCAGAATTACCTGGCTTTCACGCGGCCCTACCTCGACTTCCCGATAGTGATCCTGTCCCACCGCGGCGGAGCCCAGCCTCATGATCTCCAGGATCTGTATGGGTTGAAAATCGCCGTCGTGGAAAACTATGCCCCTCACGAACTGCTACGCAACCATCATCCCGACCTGAATCTGGTGGCGCTGCCTAACGTCAGCTCAGCCCTGCAGGCCCTGGCAACCGACCAGGTGGATGCTGTGGTGGGCGACCTGGCGTCCAGTGTCTGGAGCCTGCGCCAGCTCAAGCTGGAAGGGCTATATGTCAGCGGCGAGACCCCTTATCGCTATCAATTGGCGATGGCCGTTCCGCGTGACAACAAGATACTGGTCAGCATCCTGGACAAGGTCATCGCGGACATGAGCCCGGCCGAAGTCAGTGAAATCCAGGAAAAGTGGATCGGCAACGTACGCGATTATCGACAGCTCTGGTCGGACCTGCTGTTCTACGGCTTGCCCGGGGTGCTGATCCTGGTCGGCATTCTCGCCGTGGTGATCCGCATCAACCGTCGCCTCAGCTCGGAGATCGCCCGCCGAGTCGAACTGGAACAGGAGCTGCGCAGCAGCGAATACCACTACCGCGGCCTGGTGGAGAGCCTTTCGGCGATAGCCTGGGAAGCCAGGGTCAGCGATTTCACCTACAGCTACGTGTCGCCCCACGCCGAAGACCTGCTCGGCTATCCCTTGGCCCATTGGTTGATCCCGGGGTTCTGGCGCAACATCATTCATCCCGCCGACCTGATCCGCGCCCAGACTTATTGCGACCAGGAGGTACTCGCCGGCCGCGACCATTGCATCGATTACCGAGTGATCACCGCCGATGGCCGCTGCCTGTGGGTTCGGGATATTGTCAGCTTGATCCAGCACGGCCACGAACCGGTGATGCGCGGACTGATGATCGACATCAGTGAAGCCAAGCGCACCGAGGAGGCGCTGCGATTCTCGGAACAGAAATTCGCGTCGGTATTCAGGCAGTGCCCGGACATCCTGGTGATCGCGCGCCTGATGGATGGATGCCTGCTGGAGGTCAACAAGGCCTTCGAGGAACAGATCGGCCTGGGTGCCGAAGATGTCGTAGGCCAGACCGCGACCGAACTGAACATCTGGGGCATCCAGGGCGTCGGCCCGGGCCTGCTGCAGCGTTTGCAGGCCGGCAGCATCCGTAACCTGGAGATGCCCTTTCGCCGTAGCAACGGCCAGGTATTCACCGGCCTGATCTCCGCCGAACCCTTCGATCTCGACACGACGCCGGCCCTGGTCGTGGTGGTGCGTGACATCAGCCAGCTCAAGCAAACCCAGCAACAACTGCAGATTTCCGAGGAGAAATTCGCCAAGGCCTTCCATGCCTCACCCGACGGCCTGTTGCTGTCCCGCCAGAGCGACGGCCTGCTGATTGAGGTCAATGAAGGTTTCAGTCGTATCACTGGCTTCAACAGCGCGCTATCGGTGGACCGCTCGACCCTGGACCTGGGTATCTGGGTCAACCTCAACGAACGCAAGCAGATGCTCGACCTGCTGCAGCGGGATGGTTTCGTGAGGGATTTCAGTTGCCATATTCGTCGCAACGACGGGCAGATAAGACTGTGTGAGGTGTCCAGCCGCCCACTGCCGATCGGCAACGAGGACTGCATGCTGACCATCGCCCGGGACATCACCGAACGCCACCTGATGCAGGAAAAACTGCAGCAGGCCGCCACGGTGTTCGAAAGCACGGCAGAAGGCGTGTTGATCACCGATACACAGCAACACATCAGCGCCGTGAACCGCGCCTTCACCGAGATCACGGGCTATAGCGAAACCGAGGCCCTGGGCCATACGCCGCGCTTATTGGCTTCTGGCCTGCACGACAGCGCGTTCTATGCCGCCATGTGGCATCAACTGACGGCGGAAGGGCATTGGCAGGGAGAGATTTCCAACCGGCGCAAGAACGGCGAGTTGTACCCCAGTTGGCTCACCATCAGCGCAGTACGCAATCGTGATCAGCAAATCACCCATTTCGTGGCGGTATTCGCTGACATCTCCAGCCTCAAGCATGCCCAGGCCAAACTCGACTACCAGGCCCACCACGACCCTCTCACCGGGCTGCCGAATCGCACGCTGTTCGAAAGCCGTTTGCTCACGGCCTTGAACAGCCAGCAGGAAAATGGCGGTCAGGGCGCGGTGCTGTTTCTGGACCTGGACCGCTTCAAGCACATCAACGACAGCCTCGGGCATCCGGTCGGCGACCTGCTGCTCAAGGGCATTGCCGTACGCCTGCGCGAGCAGTTGCGGGACATCGACACCGTGGCGCGGCTGGGCGGCGACGAGTTCATCATCCTGCTCCCGGGGCTGCAGCAACCCAGCGACGCCGAACACATCGCCATGAAGCTGCTGAATTGTTTCGCCGCGCCGTTCCAGGCCGGCGAGCACGAATTTTTCATCAGCGCCAGCATCGGCACCAGCCTTTATCCCCAGGACGGTTGCGATGTCGCCACGCTGGTCAAGAACGCCGATGCGGCCATGTATCGCTCCAAGGCCAAGGGTCGCAACCGGGTGGAAAGCTATACCCGCGACCTCACCGCCCAGGCCAGCGAACGCGTGGCCCTGGAACACGAGCTGCGGCGGGCCATCGAGCGCAGCGAGTTGTCGTTGTCCTTCCAGCCCAAGATCAGCCTCGCCGACAACCGACTGGTAGGTGCCGAGGCATTGATTCGTTGGACTCACCCCACATTCGGCGATGTGCCTCCAGAGCACTTCATTCCCCTGGCGGAGGAGAACGGGATGATCCTGCAAATCGGCGATTGGGTGCTGGAACACGCCTGCCGGCAGCTGTGTGAATGGAACCGCTCCTGCGAGAGCTTCGGCCCGCTTTCGGTGAACCTCGCCGGGGCCCAGCTGCGCCAACCCAACCTGCTGGGACGCATCGAGCAATTGCTGCGGGAGCACCATCTCAAGCCCGGCCTGTTGCAACTGGAAATTACCGAAAACTTCATCATGAGCCAGGCCGAAGAAGCCCTGACGGTCCTGCACCAGCTGAAGAAGCTTGGCGTTCAACTGGCCATCGATGACTTCGGCACGGGCTATTCCTCCCTGAGCTACCTCAAGCGCCTGCCATTGGACATCCTCAAGATCGACCAGTCCTTCGTCCGCGGCCTGCCCGACGACCCCCACGATGTGGCCATCGTACGAGCAATCATTGCCCTGGGCCGCAGCATGCAGTTCTCCATCATCGCCGAAGGCGTCGAAACCCTGGCCCAGCAGCAATTCCTGGCCGAAGAAGGCTGTGAGCAGATCCAGGGCTACATCATCAGCCTCCCCCTCTGCGCCGAAGAGTTCGCCGCGACGTTTCTACGCATGACCGTATCGGATTTTTCGGATAGCACAGCCGAGAAACCGTCGCTATAA
- the rpoD gene encoding RNA polymerase sigma factor RpoD translates to MSGKAQQQSRIKELILLGREQGYLTYAEVNDHLPEDISDPEQVEDIIRMINDMGINVFEVAPDKDALMLADADTDEAAAEEAAAALAAVETDIGRTTDPVRMYMREMGTVELLTREGEIEIAKRIEEGIREVMGAIAHFPGTVDHILSEYTRVTTEGGRLSDVLSGYIDPDDGTTPPAAEVPPPLDAKVDKADDDSDDEDAEASEDEEEAESGPDPVIAAQRFGAVAEQMEITRKALKKHGRDNKQAIAELLALAELFMPIKLVPKQFEGLVERVRSALDRLRQQERAIMQLCVRDARMPRADFLRQFPGHEVDESWTDALAKGKTKYAEAIARLQPDIIRCQQKLSALEAETGLSIAEIKDINRRMSIGEAKARRAKKEMVEANLRLVISIAKKYTNRGLQFLDLIQEGNIGLMKAVDKFEYRRGYKFSTYATWWIRQAITRSIADQARTIRIPVHMIETINKLNRISRQMLQEMGREPTPEELGERMEMPEDKIRKVLKIAKEPISMETPIGDDEDSHLGDFIEDSTMQSPIDVATVESLKEATREVLSGLTAREAKVLRMRFGIDMNTDHTLEEVGKQFDVTRERIRQIEAKALRKLRHPTRSEHLRSFLDE, encoded by the coding sequence ATGTCCGGAAAAGCGCAACAGCAGTCTCGTATCAAAGAGTTGATCCTATTGGGTCGTGAGCAGGGCTACCTGACTTACGCGGAGGTCAACGACCACCTGCCGGAGGATATTTCAGATCCGGAACAGGTGGAAGACATCATCCGCATGATCAACGACATGGGGATCAACGTATTCGAGGTTGCGCCAGATAAGGATGCCCTTATGCTGGCCGACGCCGATACCGACGAGGCGGCCGCGGAAGAAGCGGCAGCAGCGTTGGCGGCGGTCGAGACCGACATTGGTCGCACCACCGACCCCGTGCGCATGTACATGCGTGAAATGGGTACGGTAGAACTCCTCACACGCGAGGGCGAGATCGAAATCGCCAAGCGTATTGAAGAAGGCATCCGCGAAGTGATGGGCGCAATCGCGCACTTCCCTGGCACGGTTGACCATATTCTCTCCGAGTACACCCGCGTCACCACTGAAGGTGGTCGACTGTCCGACGTCCTGAGCGGCTATATCGACCCGGATGACGGCACCACGCCGCCCGCCGCCGAAGTACCGCCCCCCCTGGACGCGAAAGTCGACAAGGCCGACGACGACAGTGATGACGAGGACGCCGAAGCCAGCGAAGACGAGGAAGAGGCCGAAAGCGGTCCCGATCCGGTCATCGCCGCACAGCGTTTCGGCGCCGTGGCCGAGCAGATGGAAATCACTCGCAAGGCGCTGAAAAAGCACGGGCGTGACAACAAGCAGGCGATTGCCGAGCTGTTGGCGCTGGCTGAGCTGTTCATGCCGATCAAGCTGGTGCCCAAGCAATTCGAAGGCCTGGTCGAACGTGTTCGCAGTGCCCTGGATCGCTTGCGTCAGCAAGAGCGCGCGATCATGCAGCTGTGCGTTCGCGATGCCCGCATGCCGCGTGCCGACTTCCTGCGTCAGTTCCCTGGCCACGAAGTCGACGAGAGCTGGACCGATGCCCTGGCCAAAGGCAAGACCAAATACGCTGAAGCCATTGCCCGCCTGCAACCGGACATTATCCGTTGCCAGCAGAAATTGAGCGCGCTGGAGGCCGAAACCGGCCTGAGCATCGCCGAGATCAAGGATATCAACCGTCGCATGTCGATCGGTGAGGCCAAGGCCCGCCGCGCGAAGAAAGAGATGGTCGAAGCGAACCTTCGTCTGGTGATTTCCATCGCCAAGAAGTACACCAACCGCGGCCTGCAATTCCTCGACCTGATCCAGGAAGGCAACATCGGCCTGATGAAGGCGGTGGACAAGTTCGAATACCGTCGCGGCTACAAGTTCTCGACCTATGCCACCTGGTGGATCCGTCAGGCGATCACCCGCTCGATCGCCGACCAGGCCCGCACCATCCGTATCCCGGTGCACATGATCGAGACGATCAACAAGCTCAACCGCATTTCCCGGCAGATGTTGCAGGAAATGGGTCGCGAACCGACCCCGGAAGAGCTGGGCGAACGCATGGAAATGCCTGAGGACAAGATCCGCAAGGTACTGAAGATCGCCAAAGAGCCGATCTCCATGGAAACGCCGATCGGTGACGACGAAGACTCCCATCTGGGTGATTTCATCGAAGACTCCACCATGCAGTCTCCGATCGATGTCGCCACCGTCGAGAGCCTCAAGGAAGCGACTCGCGAAGTACTCTCCGGCCTCACCGCCCGGGAAGCCAAGGTACTGCGCATGCGCTTCGGGATCGACATGAATACCGACCACACCCTTGAGGAGGTCGGTAAGCAGTTCGACGTGACCCGTGAGCGGATTCGCCAGATCGAAGCCAAGGCGTTGCGCAAGTTGCGCCACCCGACGCGAAGCGAGCACCTGCGCTCCTTCCTCGACGAGTGA
- the dnaG gene encoding DNA primase, protein MAGLIPQSFIDDLLNRTDIVDVVSSRLQMKKAGKNYTACCPFHKEKTPSFSVSPDKQFYYCFGCGAGGNALGFIMDHDNLDFPQAVEELAKAAGMEIPREESGRARKPRQPTDSPLYPLLTAAADFYRQALKSHPARKAAVDYLKGRGLTGEIARDFGLGFAPPGWDNLYKHLSSDTLQQRAMIDAGLLIENAETGKRYDRFRDRVMFPIRDTRGRIIAFGGRVLGDDKPKYLNSPETPVFHKGQELYGLYEARKNNRNLDEIIVVEGYMDVIALAQQGLRNAVATLGTATSEEHMKRLFRVVPSVLFCFDGDQAGRNAAWRALEATLPSLQDGRRARFLFLPEGEDPDTLVRSEGTDAFRARINQHAQPLADYFFQQLTEEADPRSLEGKAHMVTLAAPLIDKVPGANLRTLMRQRLTEITGLSSETVSQMAHSVPQEAPPAYDPGIDYDAMPDFADYHQPQQDYAPQQEWTPKKTGSGGKKWDKKHWDKNGKRGDRDQPRAPRVPAAVEPPTLAALRTLLHHPQLAEKVEDAGHFAAEDHSNTQLLVALLEAVQKNPRLNSFQLIARWHGTEQGRLLKALAEKEWLIDGDNLEQQFFDTITSLSARQRERNLEQLLRKARQSELTSEEKNQLRDLLSRNVCASNPTSTGA, encoded by the coding sequence ATGGCCGGGTTGATTCCCCAGAGCTTTATTGACGACCTCCTGAACCGCACCGACATTGTCGACGTGGTCAGCTCTCGCCTGCAGATGAAGAAAGCCGGCAAGAACTACACTGCCTGCTGCCCGTTCCACAAAGAAAAGACCCCTTCCTTCAGCGTCAGTCCCGACAAGCAGTTCTACTATTGCTTCGGCTGCGGTGCTGGCGGCAATGCCCTCGGCTTCATCATGGACCACGACAACCTGGATTTCCCCCAGGCGGTCGAAGAACTGGCCAAAGCCGCTGGCATGGAGATTCCTCGGGAGGAAAGCGGTCGAGCGCGCAAGCCGCGTCAACCAACGGATTCACCGCTGTACCCCTTGCTGACCGCCGCGGCCGACTTCTACCGCCAGGCCCTCAAAAGCCATCCGGCTCGCAAGGCCGCCGTGGATTACCTCAAGGGCCGCGGCCTGACTGGCGAAATCGCCCGGGACTTCGGCCTCGGCTTCGCCCCGCCCGGCTGGGACAACCTGTACAAGCACTTGAGCAGCGACACGCTCCAGCAGCGCGCCATGATCGACGCGGGCCTGCTGATCGAGAATGCCGAGACCGGCAAGCGCTACGACCGCTTCCGCGATCGGGTAATGTTTCCGATCCGTGATACTCGGGGACGAATCATCGCCTTTGGGGGCCGTGTCCTGGGCGACGACAAGCCCAAGTACCTGAACTCGCCGGAAACTCCGGTATTCCATAAGGGCCAGGAGCTCTATGGCCTGTATGAGGCGCGCAAGAACAATCGCAACCTCGACGAGATCATTGTCGTGGAAGGCTACATGGACGTTATCGCCCTGGCTCAGCAAGGCCTGCGCAATGCCGTGGCGACCCTGGGAACAGCCACCAGCGAAGAGCACATGAAACGCCTCTTTCGCGTGGTGCCCAGTGTGCTGTTCTGCTTCGACGGCGACCAGGCCGGCCGCAATGCCGCCTGGCGCGCACTGGAAGCGACATTGCCGAGCCTGCAGGATGGCCGCCGGGCGCGCTTTCTGTTTCTACCCGAGGGAGAGGACCCGGACACCCTGGTGCGTTCCGAAGGGACCGACGCCTTCCGCGCCAGGATCAACCAGCACGCACAACCATTGGCCGATTATTTTTTCCAGCAGTTGACCGAAGAAGCCGATCCGCGCTCCCTCGAAGGCAAGGCCCACATGGTCACGCTTGCAGCGCCGTTGATCGACAAGGTGCCCGGCGCCAACCTGCGCACGCTGATGCGCCAGCGGCTTACCGAAATCACCGGGCTCAGTAGCGAGACCGTCAGTCAGATGGCCCACAGCGTCCCACAGGAGGCGCCACCGGCTTATGACCCAGGCATCGATTACGACGCGATGCCGGATTTCGCCGACTATCATCAACCTCAACAGGACTACGCGCCGCAACAGGAATGGACGCCGAAGAAAACCGGCAGCGGTGGCAAGAAATGGGACAAGAAACACTGGGACAAGAACGGCAAGCGCGGTGATCGCGACCAGCCACGTGCCCCGCGCGTGCCGGCCGCCGTCGAACCTCCGACGCTGGCCGCCCTGCGCACCCTGCTGCATCACCCGCAACTGGCCGAAAAGGTCGAGGATGCGGGGCACTTCGCCGCCGAGGACCACAGCAACACGCAATTACTGGTCGCACTCCTTGAAGCCGTGCAGAAGAACCCCCGGTTGAACTCCTTCCAGTTAATCGCACGGTGGCACGGTACGGAGCAGGGGCGCTTGTTGAAGGCCTTGGCCGAAAAGGAATGGCTGATTGATGGAGATAACCTTGAACAACAGTTTTTCGACACCATTACTAGCTTGTCCGCCCGCCAACGCGAGCGAAACCTGGAGCAGCTTCTGCGAAAAGCTCGTCAGAGCGAGTTGACCAGCGAAGAGAAAAACCAATTGCGCGACTTACTCAGCCGCAATGTTTGCGCATCAAACCCGACCTCAACTGGCGCGTGA